The following coding sequences are from one Plasmodium coatneyi strain Hackeri chromosome 11, complete sequence window:
- a CDS encoding Actin-depolymerizing factor — translation MVSGVRVSDECIYEFNKLKVKHLHKYILFRIENYEEIIVDALQQDSDLTSFEDIIMDIRNNLKATECRYIIADMPIHTPEGVLRNRIYFIFWSPDSAKAKEKMLYAASKESLVQKINGIFKSLEITCDIEEFEEELRAIMLNN, via the exons ATGGTTTCAGGCGTCAGGGTGTCGGACGAGTGTATCTACGAATTTAACAAGTTGAAAGTGAAGCACCTACACAAGTACATCCTTTTTCGAAttgaaaattatgaagaaaTCATTGTAGATGCGTTGCAGCAGGATTCGGACTTGACGTCCTTTGAGGATATTATAATGGACATTAGAAATAATTTGAAAGCGACGGAATGTAGATACATTATCGCGG ATATGCCTATCCACACCCCTGAGGGCGTATTGCGGAACAGaatttacttcattttttggtcCCCCGATTCTGCCAAggcgaaggagaaaatgctCTACGCAGCATCCAAAGAATCACTCGTTCAAAAAATCAATGGAATTTTCAAAAGCCTAGAAATAACATGCGACATAGAAGAATTCGAGGAGGAGCTGAGGGCCATCATGTTAAACAACTGA